A section of the Clostridium felsineum DSM 794 genome encodes:
- a CDS encoding GH25 family lysozyme, with translation MKGIDIYSGQGSVDFNAVRNSGVEVVYIKATEGVTYTDSTYRTFYNGAKEAGLKVGFYHFLRANSPIDEAEHFLNTISGLSYDCKCAIDVEVTLGQSTDQISSNVRQFADHLIGKGIDVCMYTYTSFYKDNLNSTVKDLPLWIAEYGVNSPNIDASYVGFQYSETGSVSGISGNVDLDTFSDGILVGGSQVGDDTIKTIQKDLNILLKRGLDVDGIEGPQTKQAIEDFQSIMGLTADGIWGSNTQAAADQIFSRPLDGVPYPHYEYATRYIQYRVGASIDGSFGNGTKAKVQTWQANNGLSADGVVGAASWSKLLD, from the coding sequence GGAAGTGTAGACTTCAATGCAGTAAGAAACAGTGGAGTGGAGGTTGTATATATCAAAGCAACAGAAGGAGTAACTTATACAGACTCAACTTATAGAACTTTTTATAATGGAGCAAAGGAAGCAGGTCTTAAAGTTGGTTTTTACCACTTCTTAAGAGCAAATAGCCCAATTGACGAAGCTGAACATTTTCTAAACACTATTTCTGGTCTATCTTATGATTGCAAATGTGCTATAGATGTAGAAGTTACACTTGGACAAAGTACTGATCAAATAAGTTCAAATGTAAGGCAATTTGCAGATCACTTAATAGGAAAAGGCATAGATGTTTGTATGTATACTTACACTAGCTTCTACAAGGATAATTTAAATAGTACTGTTAAAGACTTACCATTATGGATAGCTGAATATGGAGTAAATTCCCCTAACATAGATGCTTCTTATGTGGGTTTTCAATATTCCGAAACTGGATCTGTAAGTGGTATAAGTGGAAATGTAGATTTAGATACTTTCTCTGATGGTATATTAGTTGGAGGTTCTCAAGTTGGGGATGATACTATAAAAACTATACAAAAGGATTTAAATATCTTATTAAAAAGAGGTCTTGATGTAGATGGTATAGAAGGCCCTCAAACAAAACAAGCAATAGAAGATTTTCAATCAATAATGGGACTTACAGCAGACGGTATCTGGGGTTCAAACACTCAAGCTGCTGCTGATCAAATTTTTTCTAGACCACTAGATGGAGTACCCTACCCTCACTATGAATATGCAACAAGATACATTCAATACAGAGTAGGTGCAAGCATAGATGGAAGCTTTGGTAATGGAACAAAAGCAAAGGTTCAAACTTGGCAGGCAAATAATGGACTTTCTGCAGATGGTGTTGTAGGAGCCGCTTCTTGGTCAAAACTTTTAGACTAA